A DNA window from Comamonas sp. 26 contains the following coding sequences:
- the ispD gene encoding 2-C-methyl-D-erythritol 4-phosphate cytidylyltransferase: MPDAKANAAAASSSLAEQAAAPRCWALIPCAGVGSRAIAADAPAPELPKQYQSVAGQPMVMHTLAAMLQVARMHQVLVVVSAADSFWQARSLESRLAVASCGGATRAETVTNGLQELLRMGASAADWVLVHDAARCLVTGAQVNTLMDACLPDAVGGLLALKLPDTLKQHSTGQGAARVAQTIDRSDKWLAQTPQMFRIGALLAALLAAGDAVTDEASAMELAGHAPLLVPGGAQNFKVTYPDDFALAEAVLMQRRVAR; encoded by the coding sequence ATGCCGGACGCCAAGGCAAACGCTGCTGCAGCGTCTTCATCTCTGGCTGAACAGGCTGCCGCGCCGCGCTGCTGGGCGCTGATTCCCTGCGCTGGCGTGGGCTCACGTGCCATTGCGGCCGATGCTCCAGCGCCTGAGCTGCCAAAGCAATACCAGAGCGTGGCGGGCCAGCCCATGGTCATGCACACGCTGGCGGCCATGCTGCAGGTGGCGCGCATGCACCAGGTGCTGGTGGTTGTTTCGGCAGCCGACAGCTTCTGGCAGGCGCGCAGCCTTGAAAGCCGACTTGCCGTGGCTTCTTGCGGCGGCGCAACCCGTGCCGAAACGGTGACCAACGGCCTGCAAGAGCTGCTGCGCATGGGCGCAAGCGCTGCTGACTGGGTGCTGGTGCATGATGCGGCGCGCTGTCTGGTGACGGGTGCACAGGTCAACACGCTGATGGATGCTTGCTTGCCCGATGCGGTGGGCGGCCTGCTGGCGCTGAAATTGCCCGATACCCTGAAACAGCATTCGACAGGCCAAGGTGCAGCCCGCGTGGCGCAGACCATAGACCGAAGTGACAAATGGCTGGCGCAGACGCCGCAGATGTTTCGCATCGGCGCGCTGCTGGCAGCCTTGCTGGCGGCGGGTGATGCTGTGACGGACGAGGCCAGCGCTATGGAGCTCGCAGGCCACGCACCGCTGCTGGTGCCCGGCGGCGCGCAGAACTTCAAGGTCACCTATCCCGATGATTTTGCGCTGGCTGAGGCTGTGCTGATGCAGCGCCGGGTGGCTCGCTAA
- the ispF gene encoding 2-C-methyl-D-erythritol 2,4-cyclodiphosphate synthase: MNFRIGEGWDVHALVPGRKLILGGVEVPHTLGLLGHSDADVLLHAITDALFGAAALGDIGRHFSDTDAQFKGADSAVLLAEAVRRVRAKGFEIGNVDSTIVAQAPKLAPHIEKMRERIAQVLALDVEQVNVKAKTAEKMGPVGLQQAMEARAVVLLYKA; the protein is encoded by the coding sequence ATGAATTTTCGTATTGGTGAAGGCTGGGATGTGCATGCGCTGGTGCCGGGGCGCAAGCTGATTCTGGGTGGCGTGGAAGTGCCGCACACCCTGGGCCTGTTGGGCCATTCCGATGCCGACGTGCTGCTGCACGCGATTACCGACGCCTTGTTCGGCGCTGCGGCGCTGGGCGATATTGGCCGTCATTTTTCGGATACCGATGCTCAGTTCAAGGGTGCAGATTCCGCCGTGCTGCTGGCCGAGGCCGTGCGCCGCGTGCGTGCCAAGGGTTTTGAGATTGGCAATGTCGACAGCACCATCGTGGCGCAGGCTCCCAAGCTGGCACCGCATATCGAAAAGATGCGTGAGCGCATTGCGCAGGTGCTGGCGCTGGATGTAGAGCAGGTCAATGTGAAGGCCAAGACGGCTGAGAAGATGGGTCCGGTAGGCCTACAGCAGGCCATGGAAGCGCGGGCGGTGGTCTTGCTTTACAAGGCTTGA